In Ctenopharyngodon idella isolate HZGC_01 chromosome 2, HZGC01, whole genome shotgun sequence, the following are encoded in one genomic region:
- the LOC127505036 gene encoding uncharacterized protein LOC127505036, producing MAGVPNVSLSLSAGEDTFELHAVQLELEAVERQIRTLLEKQAELRERRTALETSRADAHQSSVSLQRDINIPASSTPCTSLHRAREPRTRSSQPSFTPAPSHQGPWVLQQRKARARPRTRTSPPSPPPVFEVSTRNRFSPLREAERGAVVIGDSIVRHVHATTTKGKVRSHCFPGARVLDVSAQVPAILNGAESIGAVVLHVGVNDTRLRQTEVLKQDFRSLIETVRATSPATRIIVSGPLPTYRRGHERFSRLFALNEWLMSWCTEQKLLFINNWNLFWERPRLFRADGLHPSKIGADLLSENITKTLRTV from the coding sequence ATGGCGGGCGTACCGAATGTGTCTCTATctttgagtgcaggtgaggacacGTTCGAGCTGCATGCGGTGCAGTTGGAGCTGGAGGCCGTGGAACGACAGATCCGGACCCTTCTGGAGAAACAGGCCGAGCTACGGGAGCGGCGAACAGCGCTGGAAACATCCCGTGCTGACGCTCACCAATCCTCGGTAAGTTTGCAGCGCGATATTAATATTCCTGCTTCCTCTACGCCGTGTACTTCTCTGCACAGGGCCCGAGAACCCAGAACGCGTTCATCCCAGCCCTCGTTCACTCCGGCGCCGTCACACCAGGGACCTTGGGTTCTTCAGCAACGGAAGGCGCGAGCCAGGCCTCGGACCAGGACCTCTCCCCCTTCGCCGCCCCCGGTCTTCGAGGTCTCGACGAGGAACCGCTTCTCCCCTCTTCGCGAAGCAGAACGAGGCGCCGTGGTCATCGGAGACTCCATCGTCCGTCACGTCCACGCTACCACAACCAAAGGTAAGGTGCGCAGTCACTGTTTTCCTGGTGCTCGTGTCCTCGATGTCTCTGCGCAGGTTCCCGCGATCCTGAATGGCGCTGAGAGCATCGGAGCTGTTGTTCTGCACGTGGGGGTGAACGACACCAGGCTGCGGCAGACGGAGGTGCTGAAGCAGGACTTCAGGAGCCTGATCGAGACGGTACGAGCCACATCGCCCGCGACGAGGATCATCGTGTCCGGACCGCTTCCGACGTACCGACGTGGACATGAAAGGTTcagtagattatttgctttaaatgaatggttaatgtcttggtgtactgaacagaagctgctctttataaataattggaatcttttctgggagcgaCCTAGGCTCTTCCGTGCTGATGGCCTGCACCCCAGCAAAATCGGAGCTGATCTTCTGTCGGAGAACATCACCAAGACACTTCGCACCGTATGA